A window from Culex pipiens pallens isolate TS chromosome 3, TS_CPP_V2, whole genome shotgun sequence encodes these proteins:
- the LOC120432594 gene encoding putative sodium/calcium exchanger 7 has protein sequence MSPNFTLSVDLLDRAVRHISYVSRPIPGDCSDIHAQPIAERCAFVRRTESCREDVYYFDYTHFLYCTVGERDAVAFRAALALLVIGLLACFTVLATTADQFFCPVLAVISKTLRISESVAGVTILAFGNGSPDLFTAISNPYHDTELMFGELLGAGMFVVGVVAASVLIIRPFHIHPPGVVRDVLFFIFAVVWVSFSAYDQRFKLSDAIVLVSVYVVYLVVVLIEFFLLKQKLHEVESRVSLHGDVPSEDPYYKELRKEAEVIIRPRSAADGELDISRNRVSVFLNRQFVSRNHELFRDFLVHLNPIDLEDWANSGWFGRLTSIFMVPSRLLLKLIIPVVDYTMERHGWCKLLNMLHCLLLPLFALIVNEVLFQTVFKIPIWVLTLATSTTAMLVIFCTSRTDRPPVYHLAYAALAFAGSIQVIYVVAQEVVSLLVTIGLVLNLSKSMLGLSVLAWGNSIGDLFSNITLAKRGYGRMAFAASFGGPFFNLCLGLGITMILKALRDKQHIAFSREGAMGENCEAFLVQLLATVLLALLLTSFQGRRSVGIIMVTIYAVFLVFCLLGELQVVHPYGTDHHNEGEFVN, from the exons ATGTCTCCAAACTTCACGCTGTCCGTCGACCTTCTAGATCGCGCCGTCCGCCACATAAGCTACGTCTCCCGACCGATCCCC GGCGACTGCAGCGACATCCACGCCCAGCCGATCGCGGAGCGGTGCGCGTTCGTCCGCCGGACCGAATCCTGCCGCGAGGATGTCTACTACTTCGATTACACCCACTTTTTGTACTGCACGGTTGGAGAGCGGGACGCGGTGGCGTTCCGGGCGGCGCTCGCACTGCTGGTGATTGGGCTGCTGGCGTGCTTCACCGTGCTCGCGACGACCGCCGATCAGTT CTTCTGTCCGGTTCTGGCGGTAATCTCGAAGACGTTGCGGATCTCCGAAAGCGTTGCCGGAGTAACGATCTTGGCGTTTGGCAACGGATCGCCGGATTTGTTTACGGCCATTAGCAATCCCTACCACGACACGGAGTTGATGTTTGGGGAGTTGTTGGGGGCGGGGATGTTCGTGGTTGGGGTGGTGGCGGCCAGCGTGCTGATCATCCGGCCGTTTCACATCCATCCGCCGGGAGTGGTGCGGGACGTGTTGTTCTTTATATTTGCCGTGGTTTGGGTTAGCTTTAGTGCGTACGATCAACGGTTCAAGCTGTCGGACGCGATCGTGCTGGTGTCGGTTTACGTGGTTTATTTGGTGGTCGTGCTGATCGAGTTCTTCCTGCTGAAGCAGAAGTTGCACGAGGTGGAGTCGAGGGTTTCGTTGCATGGAGACGTCCCGAGCGAGGATCCGTACTACAAGGAGTTGCGGAAGGAGGCGGAGGTCATTATAAGACCTCGATCGGCTGCTGATGGTGAGCTGGACATTAGTAGGAATAGAGTTAGCGTCTTTCTGAACAGGCAGTTCGTTTCGAGAAATCATGAGCTGTTCCGCGATTTTCTGGTGCACCTCAATCCTATTGATCTGGAGGACTGGGCCAACTCCGGGTGGTTCGGAAGGCTGACGAGTATCTTCATGGTTCCGAGCAGGTTACTGTTGAAGCTGATCATTCCTGTTGTAGATTACACCATGGAACGACACGGTTGGTGTAAGCTGTTGAACATGTTGCACTGCTTGCTACTGCCACTGTTTGCACTGATCGTCAACGAAGTTCTCTTCCAAACCGTGTTCAAGATCCCCATCTGGGTTCTCACACTAGCAACCTCCACCACCGCGATGCTCGTGATCTTCTGCACTTCGCGCACCGATCGTCCCCCCGTCTACCACCTAGCTTACGCAGCCCTGGCCTTCGCCGGCTCGATCCAGGTGATCTACGTGGTGGCCCAGGAGGTGGTCAGCCTGCTCGTTACGATCGGCCTCGTACTGAACCTGTCCAAGTCTATGCTCGGTCTGTCGGTGCTGGCCTGGGGCAACAGCATCGGTGACCTGTTCTCCAACATTACGCTGGCCAAGCGCGGCTACGGACGGATGGCATTCGCCGCGAGCTTCGGAGGACCGTTCTTCA ATCTTTGCTTGGGTCTCGGAATCACCATGATCTTGAAGGCCCTCCGTGACAAACAACACATCGCCTTT TCCCGCGAAGGTGCGATGGGCGAAAACTGCGAAGCCTTCCTGGTTCAACTGCTCGCCACGGTGCTCCTGGCGTTGCTGCTCACCTCCTTCCAGGGTCGTCGCAGCGTCGGCATCATCATGGTCACGATCTACGCCGTGTTCCTCGTCTTCTGCCTGCTCGGCGAGCTGCAGGTCGTGCACCCGTACGGCACCGATCACCACAACGAGGGGGAGTTTGTCAATTGA
- the LOC120432595 gene encoding troponin C, whose protein sequence is MDDLPAEQIAILQKAFNSFDREKTGSISSETVAEILRLMGQPFNSKILEEMIEEVDEDGSGQIEFSEFVTLAAKFIVEEDEEALQKELREAFRLYDKEGNGFIPTSCLREILRELDDQLTDDDLDMMIEEIDSDGSGTVDFDEFMEMMTG, encoded by the exons TCCTGCAGAAGGCCTTCAACAGCTTCGACCGCGAAAAGACTGGCAGCATCTCGTCCGAGACGGTCGCCGAAATCCTCCGGTTGATGGGCCAGCCCTTCAACAGCAAGATCCTCGAGGAGATGATCGAGGAGGTCGACGAGGATG GATCCGGCCAGATCGAGTTCTCCGAGTTTGTGACGCTCGCGGCCAAGTTCATCGTGGAGGAGGACGAGGAAGCGCTGCAGAAGGAGCTGCGGGAGGCGTTCCGTCTGTACGACAAGGAGGGCAACGGCTTCATCCCCACCAGCTGCCTGCGCGAGATCCTGCGCGAGCTGGACGACCAGCTGACCGACGACGATCTGGACATGATGATCGAGGAGATCGACTCGGACGGGTCGGGCACGGTTGACTTTGACG AATTTATGGAAATGATGACCGGTTAA
- the LOC120432593 gene encoding probable peroxisomal acyl-coenzyme A oxidase 1 has product MPSGSAVNKDLLDERSKCTFDKNEFTLWWVGGKEKLDAKRDREHFCMNQPEFRDSVPLHFASHQEVYEETVRKATAIFSKTRELLKKQGYDANNFVNFMEIMLGDGFIREVNPLRIHFSMFIPSIKAHGSAEQQDRWLQKAVNCEIIGSYAQTELGHGTFLRGLETTATFDEETDEIVINSPRLSSYKWWPGALGHTVNHCIVMAKLYSKGRYHGVNPFMVQIRDEETHMPLSGLEIGEIGHKVGFNGVNNGFLGFKNFRIPRSNMLMKNAKLLRDGTYQKPISSVLNYGTMVFVRVIITRNMAQLLAKAATIAVRYSCVRRQSVIDPNKPEVQVIDHQTQQVKLLPQIAKAIALKLSADNLWEMYEATQVDLETGNTDRLPELHAMACCLKAVSSADTAAGVEVCRLSCGGHGYLTSANFLSMYGLATAAVTYEGENTVLYLQTARYLVKVWNQALEGQQLMPTVRYLEQYATKPVKRFAWSDSIPVIIAAFQAVTANRLRLANEHIQQRVKAGRTPQEATNETGLELVRLAEIHCRGFILQSAYAAIEQACQTASQPLGEVLREICRLVVYDEALRITGDLLRFTTMSDPDLVELQRKYEASLGAIRPNAVSIVDAFDYPDFILGSTLGAYDGNVYERLFEDAMKSPLNQEPVNRTFELYLKPFMRGKL; this is encoded by the exons ATGCCATCTGGAAGTGCCGTAAATAAAGATCTGCTGGATGAACGCAGCAAGTGTACATTTGACAAGAATGAATTCACTCTGTGGTGGGTTGGCGGAAAGGAGAAGTTGGATGCGAAACGCGACAGAG AACACTTCTGCATGAACCAGCCGGAATTCCGCGACAGCGTCCCGCTTCACTTTGCCTCCCACCAGGAGGTGTACGAAGAAACGGTCCGCAAGGCCACGGCCATCTTCTCCAAAAcgcgagaattgctcaagaaGCAGGGCTACGACGCGAACAACTTTGT CAACTTCATGGAGATAATGTTAGGGGATGGCTTCATCCGCGAGGTCAACCCGCTGCGGATCCACTTTAGCATGTTCATACCGTCGATCAAGGCCCATGGAAGTGCGGAACAGCAGGACCGGTGGCTCCAGAAGGCGGTCAACTGTGAGATTATTGGGTCCTATGCGCAGACGGAGCTGGGCCATGGGACGTTTCTGCGGGGGCTCGAAACTACGGCCACGTTTGATGAAGAGACGGACGAGATTGTGATTAATAGTCCCAGGTTGAGCTCGTACAAGTGGTGGCCGGGGGCGT TGGGTCACACGGTCAACCACTGCATCGTTATGGCAAAGCTGTACTCGAAAGGTCGATATCATGGTGTGAATCCCTTCATGGTGCAGATTCGGGACGAAGAAACGCACATGCCCCTGTCGGGGCTTGAAATTGGCGAGATTGGACACAAAGTTGGCTTCAATGGAGTCAACAACGGGTTTTTGGGATTTAAAAACTTTCGAATCCCACGAAGTAACATGTTGATGAAGAATGCAAAGCTACTGCGGGATGGTACTTACCAGAAGCCGATATCGTCGGTGCTGAATTATGGAACAATGGTTTTTGTACGGGTTATCATCACTCGGAACATGGCCCAGCTTTTGGCGAAAGCTGCCACCATTGCCGTTCGATATTCCTGCGTTCGTCGTCAGAGCGTGATTGATCCGAACAAGCCGGAGGTTCAAGTTATTGATCATCAAACTCAGCAGGTCAAGCTGCTGCCTCAGATCGCCAAAGCTATTGCCCTGAAGCTGAGTGCGGACAACCTGTGGGAGATGTACGAAGCGACTCAGGTAGATTTGGAGACGGGTAATACGGACCGGCTGCCGGAGTTGCACGCCATGGCATGTTGCTTGAAGGCGGTTTCTTCTGCGGATACCGCGGCTGGGGTTGAGGTCTGTCGACTATCTTGCGGTGGCCACGGGTATTTGACTAGTGCGAACTTTTTGAGCATGTACGGGTTGGCAACAGCTGCGGTTACGTACGAGGGTGAAAATACCGTTTTGTACTTGCAGACTGCCAG ATACCTCGTCAAAGTCTGGAACCAGGCCCTGGAGGGTCAACAGCTGATGCCAACGGTTCGCTACTTGGAACAGTACGCCACGAAGCCCGTCAAACGCTTCGCCTGGAGTGACTCGATCCCAGTGATCATCGCAGCGTTCCAAGCGGTTACCGCCAACCGACTTCGTCTGGCCAACGAGCACATCCAGCAGCGCGTAAAGGCCGGTCGTACGCCGCAAGAAGCCACCAACGAAACCGGACTGGAGTTGGTGCGTCTCGCGGAGATTCACTGCCGTGGTTTCATCTTGCAGTCCGCGTACGCAGCTATTGAACAGGCTTGCCAGACTGCTTCGCAGCCACTGGGCGAAGTTCTGCGCGAGATTTGTCGGCTTGTGGTGTACGACGAGGCTCTGCGGATCACCGGCGATCTGTTGAGG TTCACGACCATGTCGGACCCGGATCTGGTCGAGCTGCAGCGCAAGTACGAAGCGTCGCTCGGGGCCATCCGCCCGAATGCGGTGTCCATCGTGGACGCGTTCGACTATCCGGACTTTATCCTCGGCTCGACGCTGGGCGCGTACGACGGGAACGTGTACGAGCGGCTGTTTGAGGACGCGATGAAGAGTCCGCTGAACCAGGAGCCGGTCAACAGGACGTTCGAGCTGTACCTGAAGCCGTTCATGAGGGGCAAGTTGTAG